One segment of Streptomyces sp. XD-27 DNA contains the following:
- a CDS encoding M20/M25/M40 family metallo-hydrolase has translation MSESISATARGGAVTGEDEVVDLCRDLIRIDTSNYGDGTGPGERAAAEYVAEKLAEVGLEPQIFESDRGRASTVARIAGEDPSRPALLIHGHTDVVPANAHDWTHHPFSGEIADGCVWGRGAVDMKDMDAMTLAVVRDRLRSGRKPPRDIVLAFLADEEAGGVYGARHLVNEHPDLFEGVTEAIGEVGGFSFTVNENLRLYLVETAQKGMHWMRLTVEGTAGHGSMTNTDNAITELSEAVARLGRHKFPVRVTKTVRSFLDELSDALGTPLDPENMDETLAKLGGIAKIIGATLQNTAAPTMLGAGYKVNVIPGQATAHVDGRFLPGYEEEFLADLDRILGPRVRREDVHADKALETSFDGALVDAMQAALKAEDPIARAVPYCLSGGTDAKSFDDLGIRCFGFAPLKLPPELDFAGMFHGVDERVPVDGLKFGVRVLDRFLDNC, from the coding sequence GTGAGTGAGTCGATTTCGGCCACGGCGCGCGGCGGTGCCGTCACGGGTGAGGACGAGGTCGTCGATCTGTGCCGCGATCTCATCCGGATCGACACCAGCAACTACGGGGACGGCACCGGTCCCGGCGAGCGTGCCGCCGCCGAGTACGTGGCCGAGAAGCTCGCCGAGGTCGGGCTGGAGCCGCAGATCTTCGAGTCGGACCGGGGGCGGGCCTCGACGGTGGCGCGGATCGCGGGGGAGGACCCGTCCCGGCCCGCGCTGCTCATCCACGGGCACACCGACGTCGTACCGGCCAACGCGCACGACTGGACGCACCATCCCTTCTCCGGGGAGATCGCCGACGGGTGCGTGTGGGGGCGGGGCGCCGTCGACATGAAGGACATGGACGCGATGACCCTCGCGGTCGTGCGGGACCGGCTGCGCAGCGGCCGCAAGCCGCCGCGGGACATCGTGCTGGCGTTCCTCGCCGACGAGGAGGCCGGCGGGGTGTACGGGGCGCGGCACCTGGTCAACGAGCACCCGGATCTCTTCGAGGGGGTCACGGAGGCGATCGGCGAGGTCGGCGGGTTCTCCTTCACGGTCAACGAGAACCTGAGGCTCTATCTGGTCGAGACCGCCCAGAAGGGCATGCACTGGATGCGGCTCACGGTGGAGGGCACCGCGGGGCACGGGTCGATGACCAACACCGACAACGCGATCACGGAGCTGAGCGAGGCGGTGGCCCGGCTCGGCCGGCACAAGTTCCCGGTCCGGGTCACCAAGACCGTGCGGTCCTTCCTGGACGAGCTGTCGGACGCGCTGGGCACCCCGCTCGACCCCGAGAACATGGACGAGACGCTCGCCAAGCTGGGGGGCATCGCGAAGATCATCGGCGCCACCCTGCAGAACACCGCCGCGCCGACCATGCTCGGCGCCGGGTACAAGGTCAACGTCATCCCGGGGCAGGCCACCGCGCATGTCGACGGAAGGTTCCTGCCCGGTTACGAGGAAGAGTTCCTCGCCGATCTCGACCGGATCCTCGGGCCGCGGGTCCGGCGGGAGGACGTGCACGCGGACAAGGCGCTGGAGACGAGCTTCGACGGTGCCCTGGTCGACGCGATGCAGGCGGCGCTCAAGGCGGAGGACCCGATCGCCCGTGCCGTTCCGTACTGCCTCTCGGGCGGCACGGACGCCAAGTCCTTCGACGACCTCGGGATCCGCTGCTTCGGGTTCGCGCCGCTGAAGCTGCCGCCGGAGCTGGACTTCGCGGGCATGTTCCACGGTGTGGACGAGCGGGTGCCGGTCGACGGGCTGAAGTTCGGCGTGCGGGTGCTCGACCGTTTCCTGGACAATTGCTGA